The Streptomyces sp. NBC_01591 genome window below encodes:
- a CDS encoding ParB/RepB/Spo0J family partition protein produces MESTPGSSKPTLVHVAPDQVAPTPLNPRQDFDPVKLEELGNSMRTGQLQPCVGITRARYVKLFPEHEELLPDCRIVMAAGERRWKAAVHVGLPTLDVHVREDIAESRVRFLAAVLTENVERSNFNYIEEARGLQQMLEMTNGNQTQAAEKLQKSKQWFSQRIGLLRLSEEMQALVISGELKAFRDMRMYSAMPPSDQLAAWKADRMAAKQKADRKGSPTPAPSPMPAPGPAPARETAAPAPKPEPAYTAVYTSSSSEAGSEQPVPRAEEPLPAESPGTVPLEALPVPVPRDAAPESPEVELIPVTEQKQALANWERWFDRLMGELSELDRHMLTKKLQRVMLSETSRVEDSQA; encoded by the coding sequence GTGGAGAGCACCCCCGGCAGCAGCAAGCCCACTCTGGTTCACGTGGCGCCCGACCAGGTGGCGCCCACTCCCCTCAACCCCCGCCAGGACTTCGACCCAGTCAAGCTCGAAGAGCTCGGCAACAGCATGCGCACCGGGCAGCTTCAGCCTTGTGTCGGGATCACCCGGGCCCGCTACGTCAAGCTGTTCCCCGAACACGAGGAACTGCTGCCGGACTGCCGGATCGTCATGGCCGCAGGGGAGCGGCGATGGAAGGCTGCCGTCCACGTCGGACTCCCTACGCTCGACGTACACGTCCGCGAGGACATCGCCGAGTCCCGCGTCAGGTTCCTCGCGGCTGTTCTCACAGAGAACGTCGAGCGGTCGAACTTCAACTACATCGAAGAAGCCCGTGGTCTTCAGCAGATGCTGGAGATGACCAACGGCAACCAGACGCAGGCTGCAGAGAAGCTGCAGAAGTCGAAGCAGTGGTTCAGTCAGCGCATCGGTCTGTTGCGCCTCTCCGAGGAGATGCAAGCACTCGTCATCTCCGGCGAGCTCAAGGCGTTCCGTGACATGCGGATGTACTCGGCCATGCCGCCCAGCGATCAGCTCGCCGCGTGGAAAGCCGATCGGATGGCTGCGAAGCAGAAGGCGGACAGGAAGGGATCCCCCACGCCTGCCCCTAGCCCCATGCCTGCCCCCGGCCCCGCGCCTGCGAGAGAGACCGCCGCACCGGCACCCAAACCTGAGCCGGCGTATACCGCGGTATACACATCCTCCAGTTCGGAAGCAGGATCAGAGCAGCCCGTGCCGCGCGCAGAAGAGCCGCTGCCAGCCGAATCACCGGGAACTGTCCCGCTCGAAGCGTTGCCCGTCCCTGTGCCACGCGACGCCGCTCCTGAATCGCCCGAAGTCGAGCTGATCCCTGTCACAGAGCAGAAGCAGGCTCTGGCCAACTGGGAAAGGTGGTTTGACCGGCTGATGGGGGAACTGTCCGAGCTGGACCGGCACATGCTGACGAAGAAACTCCAGCGCGTGATGCTTAGTGAGACCAGCCGGGTCGAGGACTCCCAGGCATAG
- a CDS encoding ParA family protein — translation MASSILVVSTDPQGSTIWWADRIGDNLPFDFATAHEDPDSLAELKNLGAEIHVIANQKGGVGKTTTTVNLAAVTHDVLGSSDQRQHIFIDTPGSLENEHILAAALDIADDVLVPLPPEPLAFDPTARTITQVIAPRGLPYKVVVNAWDPRDGKADRDETLEYIDAMGWPRANTVIRRYKIHTRAAAEGKVVTQYADNGTTLRAREDYFRLALELGYGGRR, via the coding sequence ATGGCCTCCTCCATTCTCGTTGTATCCACCGACCCACAGGGATCCACCATCTGGTGGGCCGACCGGATCGGCGACAACCTCCCCTTCGACTTCGCGACTGCCCACGAGGACCCCGACAGCCTCGCGGAACTCAAGAACCTGGGCGCTGAGATCCACGTCATCGCGAACCAGAAGGGTGGAGTCGGCAAGACGACCACCACGGTCAACCTGGCAGCAGTTACGCACGATGTTCTCGGAAGCAGCGACCAGCGGCAGCACATCTTCATCGACACCCCCGGCAGCCTTGAGAACGAGCACATCCTCGCGGCCGCACTCGACATCGCCGATGACGTCCTGGTCCCGCTCCCCCCGGAACCTCTTGCGTTCGACCCGACCGCGCGCACTATCACCCAGGTGATCGCACCCCGGGGGCTGCCGTACAAGGTCGTCGTCAATGCCTGGGATCCGCGCGACGGCAAGGCCGACCGCGATGAGACTCTTGAGTACATCGACGCCATGGGCTGGCCACGTGCCAACACCGTGATCCGCCGGTACAAGATTCATACCCGTGCGGCGGCCGAAGGCAAGGTCGTTACCCAGTACGCCGACAACGGCACCACGCTCCGAGCACGCGAAGACTACTTCCGGTTGGCGCTGGAGCTCGGATACGGAGGCCGCCGCTGA
- a CDS encoding IS5 family transposase, with translation MTDAEWAAVRPLLPAPAWMEGKGGQPEGYCHRWMIDAIRYLVAGGISWRAMPADFPAWGRVYAFFRRWREHGLVAEFHDRLRGRVREREGREAEPSAGIIDAQSVRASALVPVSSSGYDGGKKVPGRKRHIVTDTLGLLLVVAVTAANVGDRDAAVPLLRRLRSLHREITLVWADGGYTGGLVSWCRQELALTLEVVKRTDAMEGFVVLPRRWVVERTFAWLMHSRRLARDYETLTATSEAMIQWSMITRMSRRLARPRARGRR, from the coding sequence ATGACGGATGCGGAGTGGGCGGCGGTGCGTCCGTTGCTGCCGGCTCCGGCCTGGATGGAGGGCAAGGGCGGGCAGCCCGAGGGCTACTGCCACCGCTGGATGATCGACGCGATCCGCTACCTGGTCGCGGGCGGGATTTCCTGGCGTGCGATGCCCGCGGACTTCCCGGCCTGGGGCCGGGTCTATGCCTTCTTCCGCCGGTGGCGGGAGCACGGGCTGGTCGCGGAGTTCCACGACCGGCTGCGTGGGAGGGTCCGTGAGCGCGAGGGCCGGGAGGCGGAGCCTTCGGCGGGGATCATCGACGCGCAGTCGGTGCGGGCCTCCGCCTTGGTGCCGGTTTCCTCGAGCGGGTACGACGGCGGGAAGAAGGTGCCGGGCCGCAAACGGCACATCGTGACCGACACGCTCGGCCTGCTGCTGGTCGTCGCGGTGACAGCCGCGAACGTCGGCGACCGGGACGCGGCCGTGCCCCTGCTACGACGACTGCGGTCGCTGCACCGGGAGATCACTCTGGTCTGGGCCGACGGCGGTTACACCGGCGGCCTTGTCTCCTGGTGCCGTCAGGAACTCGCGCTCACTCTGGAGGTCGTCAAGCGCACCGACGCCATGGAAGGCTTCGTGGTGCTGCCCCGCAGGTGGGTGGTGGAGCGCACGTTCGCGTGGCTGATGCATTCGCGCCGTCTGGCCCGTGACTACGAAACCCTGACCGCCACCAGCGAGGCCATGATCCAGTGGTCGATGATCACGCGGATGAGCCGCCGCCTGGCCCGGCCACGGGCCCGCGGACGGCGCTGA
- a CDS encoding DUF6585 family protein, with translation MAAPTALTPEAADLAARHNLGALETTFAPKRLNKLISAAIWLAIVTLLLMFVVPGLVYLWTLRKLPDFNPKQASKRLHLFENGMIAQPQAGDGLVAIRWDSVRLYQDITQTYSNGAPAYRHCTYVALAPGASATITEFFENPETWGSRMQEAVVHAQGTKLLEAVLAGETVRFGAFEVSGLGIATAQKGLLSWPDVQEIQLRAGWARVMRTGVSDAWDADAVSRIANLYVFLTIAENLSAQ, from the coding sequence ATGGCAGCACCGACCGCTCTGACGCCCGAGGCCGCAGACCTGGCGGCCCGTCACAACCTCGGCGCGCTGGAGACCACCTTCGCCCCCAAACGCCTGAACAAGCTGATCTCCGCCGCCATCTGGCTGGCGATTGTCACGCTGCTGCTCATGTTCGTGGTCCCTGGCCTGGTGTACCTCTGGACGCTGCGCAAGTTGCCGGACTTCAACCCGAAGCAGGCCTCCAAGCGACTCCATCTCTTCGAGAACGGGATGATCGCGCAACCGCAGGCCGGCGACGGCCTGGTTGCCATTCGCTGGGACTCCGTCAGGCTCTACCAGGACATCACCCAGACGTACTCCAACGGTGCGCCGGCTTACCGGCACTGCACCTACGTCGCTCTCGCCCCCGGCGCGAGCGCGACGATCACGGAGTTCTTCGAGAACCCCGAGACCTGGGGGTCCAGGATGCAGGAGGCCGTGGTCCACGCCCAGGGGACGAAACTACTGGAAGCGGTACTGGCGGGGGAGACCGTCCGCTTCGGTGCCTTCGAGGTCTCCGGTCTCGGCATAGCCACCGCGCAGAAGGGTCTCCTCTCCTGGCCCGATGTCCAGGAAATCCAGCTCAGGGCTGGCTGGGCCCGGGTCATGCGAACCGGCGTATCCGATGCCTGGGATGCCGACGCGGTCAGCAGGATCGCGAACCTCTATGTCTTCCTGACCATCGCCGAGAACCTCTCCGCGCAGTAG
- a CDS encoding DUF3592 domain-containing protein yields the protein MDGQGMLGLWWTVPTGLALVGYGSSLAGVTRPQRAVWVTARVVEVHQPDHGDSKRPGIPVTVAFQDPATGREFRLRHAGKNGHVVETAWVGREFPVRYPQGRPERFHLMLDMWGETRGMGGPNCTVFLLLVGLVIQAFFVWGWPRGLICLGGLLFLIVAISRDCQLARARAALLAESVAVPGRVVAVTKDVYTDGEGDEIVNHAPVVAFTTHEGILVTALCREGIPDPSLSLDRDLTIHYAPADPSVLTPDLDHDRRERATSVRFIVTLLLAGIAAVAAGVISLYHLLPVT from the coding sequence ATGGACGGTCAGGGGATGCTGGGCCTGTGGTGGACGGTGCCGACGGGGCTGGCGCTGGTCGGGTACGGGAGCTCACTGGCCGGGGTGACGCGGCCACAGCGGGCGGTGTGGGTGACGGCGCGGGTGGTGGAGGTGCATCAGCCGGACCACGGTGACTCCAAGAGACCCGGGATACCAGTGACGGTCGCGTTCCAGGACCCGGCCACGGGGCGGGAGTTCAGGCTGCGGCACGCGGGGAAGAACGGCCACGTGGTGGAAACAGCATGGGTGGGCCGGGAGTTCCCGGTGCGTTATCCACAGGGGCGGCCGGAGCGGTTCCACCTGATGCTGGACATGTGGGGGGAGACGCGAGGGATGGGCGGGCCGAACTGCACGGTCTTCCTGCTGCTGGTGGGGCTGGTCATCCAGGCGTTCTTCGTGTGGGGCTGGCCGAGAGGGCTGATCTGCCTCGGTGGCCTGCTGTTCCTCATCGTCGCGATCAGCCGGGACTGTCAACTTGCGCGCGCCCGCGCGGCTCTGTTGGCCGAATCCGTCGCCGTCCCGGGCCGCGTGGTGGCCGTCACCAAGGACGTCTACACCGACGGGGAGGGCGACGAGATCGTCAACCACGCTCCCGTCGTCGCCTTCACCACCCATGAGGGAATCCTTGTCACCGCGCTGTGCCGCGAGGGCATCCCGGACCCCAGCCTGTCCCTCGACCGCGATCTCACGATCCACTACGCGCCCGCCGACCCGTCCGTCCTCACCCCCGACCTCGACCACGACCGCCGCGAGCGGGCGACGAGCGTCAGGTTCATCGTCACACTGCTGCTCGCCGGAATCGCGGCGGTCGCGGCGGGCGTGATCTCCCTCTACCACCTCTTGCCCGTCACCTGA
- a CDS encoding CHAT domain-containing protein, with the protein MVQVRLADAGDLYMTWTWTRVAQGFGTGHAPFEEVAQAVRALTAALPGAGEGAEGMRRAFASGAMAAYEAERRLARVLAEALWPPGLTEQIRHVSERAGRPLVRIQPSPRVAQVPWEGLAVEDDDDGSGGDVRLIDLADVVTTAPASLRRPGAATRPAPDAEAEAVVLVLDPRVPGFRADSPLGSVLGPPGADPALLSLVQRRLDAGTVVPPVATPAEAFRRTDLDRDWLGGVLRKGARRLMYVGHVSGAPVESGQSEDGTLHLCCGPGTDGLTDVIRTHRPLSAKDLLLGTLPLRADGVPGAQLWPAPARVALIACESGGDLRFAESFGLASAMIHNGAELVTATRWVLPTSLAFHRLADVPEPVRPLTEAVIAVDTAHEHRDPVHRLGVWQREQLDRWRTGGRIEHSPLLWAAMTCIVR; encoded by the coding sequence GTGGTCCAGGTCCGGCTGGCCGACGCCGGCGACCTGTACATGACCTGGACGTGGACGCGCGTGGCCCAGGGATTCGGCACCGGGCACGCGCCCTTCGAGGAGGTCGCCCAGGCGGTCCGCGCGCTGACCGCCGCACTGCCCGGCGCGGGCGAGGGGGCGGAGGGGATGCGGCGCGCCTTCGCGTCGGGTGCGATGGCCGCGTACGAGGCCGAACGCCGGCTCGCGCGCGTGCTGGCCGAGGCGTTGTGGCCGCCGGGCCTGACCGAGCAGATCCGCCACGTGTCGGAGCGCGCGGGCCGCCCGCTGGTGCGGATCCAGCCGTCGCCCCGGGTCGCCCAGGTCCCGTGGGAGGGGCTCGCCGTGGAGGATGACGATGACGGCAGCGGCGGTGACGTACGGCTCATCGACCTCGCGGACGTCGTGACCACCGCGCCGGCCTCGCTGCGGCGGCCCGGCGCCGCCACGCGTCCGGCACCGGACGCCGAAGCCGAAGCCGTCGTGCTCGTCCTCGACCCCCGGGTGCCCGGGTTCCGGGCTGACTCCCCGCTCGGCTCGGTGCTGGGTCCGCCCGGGGCGGACCCGGCGCTGCTGTCGCTCGTACAGCGCCGTCTCGACGCGGGCACCGTCGTGCCGCCCGTGGCCACTCCCGCCGAGGCGTTCCGCCGCACCGATCTGGACCGGGACTGGCTGGGCGGCGTGCTGAGGAAGGGGGCGCGCCGGCTGATGTACGTCGGGCATGTGAGCGGCGCGCCGGTCGAGAGCGGGCAGAGCGAGGACGGCACGCTTCATCTGTGCTGCGGTCCGGGAACCGATGGGCTGACGGATGTGATCCGCACCCACCGGCCGCTGTCGGCCAAGGATCTCCTCCTGGGCACGCTCCCCCTGCGGGCCGACGGCGTCCCCGGGGCCCAGCTGTGGCCCGCGCCCGCGCGCGTCGCCCTGATCGCCTGTGAGAGCGGCGGCGATCTGCGGTTCGCCGAGTCGTTCGGCCTGGCGTCCGCGATGATCCACAACGGTGCCGAACTGGTCACCGCCACCCGCTGGGTGCTGCCCACCAGCCTTGCCTTCCACCGGCTGGCCGACGTGCCCGAGCCCGTACGCCCGCTCACGGAGGCCGTCATCGCCGTCGACACCGCCCACGAACACCGCGACCCTGTGCACCGCCTCGGCGTCTGGCAGCGAGAGCAACTGGACCGCTGGCGCACCGGCGGCCGGATCGAACACTCGCCCCTGCTGTGGGCGGCCATGACCTGCATCGTCAGGTGA